Proteins from a single region of Theileria parva strain Muguga chromosome 1, complete sequence, whole genome shotgun sequence:
- a CDS encoding putative integral membrane protein: MNKITLAKFIFTGSKVSDEREDIYDILKSVDGSGNVQYKVQELHQCHPSVDFHDLEIPISDIDNEEFESQTTNSTVDNISVVTNHHFPESGEYNSQVTKDSGSVNFIIEDGPDEYQRNNCIFNPIGCMFSSKCFNLIPTNTSDQSNLIYSSYMPLNEFGSEFTNKTEKFIKSFVAGLNLVLMLFAMFLPLFLHLFCQFRLYNYLWDIKSGPKSNKMITNKESGDSILKHLAQFENFFFFGVLVYSGIQLIGFLMTHFQYKLCLENLCLTSIEDSRSLLEELRDEAFERLKQIYSSNKMLEKSNFKNSKMRLIKDFSEVSGQFNESKLEYVWRKMKGLKIKIFFLKIWAPFVINLILSALLCFNLYYRRMRMNKRVPLGHAKIVSDLQWYAAIEYEGFWWIFAVFALNIATWMCLCWINRSDSFFKALGNAEELINKIVKDLTKQVSRQIWNREMIHESEYWPKYQKVSSEININLNETKSYPHICKHMLNEIT; this comes from the exons atgaataaaataacgCTTGCaaagtttatatttactGGTAGTAAAGTAAGTGACGAGCGTGAGGATATTTATGATATTCTAAAATCAGTTGATGGCAGTGGAAATGTACAGTATAAAGTACAGGAATTACACCAATGTCATCCATCTGTTGACTTTCATGATCTGGAAATTCCCATTAGTGACATAGATAATGAAGAATTTGAGTCTCAAACCACCAATAGCACAGTGGATAACATCTCTGTGGTTACAAATCACCACTTTCCTGAGAGTGGAGAGTATAATTCACAAGTTACTAAAGACAGTGGCAGTGTTAACTTTATAATTGAGGATGGACCTGATGAATATCAAAGGAATAACTGTATATTTAACCCAATCGGTTGTATGTTCAGCAGTAAATGTTTTAACCTTATTCCAACGAACACAAGCGACCAAAgcaatttaatttattcaagtTATATGCCTTTAAACGAATTTGGCTCAGAATTCACTAATAAAACTGAGAAGTTCATTAAGAGTTTTGTAGCAGGCTTGAACCTTGTTTTGATGCTATTTGCCATGTTCTTACctctatttttacatttattcTGCCAATTTAGGCTGTATAATTATCTATGGGATATAAAATCCGGTCCTAAATCTAACAAAATGATTACTAATAAGGAAAGTGGAGATAGTATTCTAAAGCACTTGGCCCAGTTTGAAAACTTTTTCTTTTTTGGAGTTTTAGTTTACTCTGGAATTCAGCTGATTGGGTTCCTAATGACTCATTTCCAATACAAATTATGCCTTGAAAACTTGTGTCTCACGTCCATTGAGGATTCAAGAAGTTTGTTGGAAGAGTTAAGGGATGAAGCATTTGAGAGGCTGAAACAGATTTATTCCAGTAACAAAATGCTggaaaaatcaaattttaaaaacagtAAGATGAGATTGATTAAGGATTTTAGTGAAGTGTCTGGCCAGTTTAACGAGTCAAAGCTAGAATACGTCTGGAGGAAAATGAAAGGTCTGAAAatcaaaatatttttcCTTAAGATTTGGGCTCCTTTTgtcataaatttaattttatcgGCTTTGCTTTGTTTTAACCTCTACTACAGAAGGATGAGAATGAACAAGAGGGTGCCCCTAGGACATGCCAAAATAGTCTCAGACTTACAGTGGTACGCTGCTATTGAGTATGAAGGATTTTGGTGGATTTTTGCAGTGTTCGCACTTAACATCGCAACTTGGATGTGCTTGTGTTGGATTAATAGAAGTGACAGTTTCTTCAAGGCCCTGGGCAATGCCGAAGaactaattaacaaaattgtaaaaGACCTTACAAAACAAGTTTCAAGGCAAATTTGGAACAGGGAAATgat ACATGAATCTGAATATTGGCCTAAATATCAAAAGGTTTCAAGcgaaattaatataaacttaaatgAAACAAAAAGTTATCCACATATTTGTAAACACATGCTCAATGAAATTActtaa